The genomic window GCACCTCGAAGAGCTTGGCCGCCTCGTGCATCCTGGGCACCACGTCCCTGGCGTGCCCGCCGCCCTGCATCCAGAGGCCGAGGCCGGTGAGGGCCTTCGGCATGTCCCTTCGGGCGGTGATTGGCCCCCTCTTCGTCCACGGGGCTTCCGCGAGCGCCCACTGGCGGTAGCGCTTGGCCCCCTGCCACCAGTCGCCGTGATAGGCTGCCGCCACGACCGGCCACCGTGGGCGATAGCCGTTGCCCGCCACACCGCGCTCGGGGGCGTGGGTGAGGAAGTGGAACTCTCCTTGCGGCACCAGCGAAAACCGCTTGGGCCAGGCCTGTGGGTCGTGGCAGGCCAGGTAGACGCCGCCTTCGCCGCGGTTCACCGTAAGGAACTGCATCGGCCATTCGTACGACGGATACGAGCCCGCCTGGCGATCCTTGCACTCGCGGTAGAGCATGCCCCAGTTGCCGCGCGAGACCGCCACGTCGGGCCGCGCGTCGGCGCCCATGTTGGACATCACGGGGAAGGCCACGTCCCAGACCCCATAGCTTCGGCTACAGCACTCGACCTCGATGCCCCATTCGGTGTGGGCCAGGGCCTCGTTGCGCACGACGCGCACCTCGACGGCCATGATGCTCGGCTCGTCCGGCAGCGCGATCTGGTCCCAGCGGAGGGCCAGCCCCTCCTTCGAGGGCGTGGCCGACACCTTGGCGGGTAGGCGGTTGTCGAGTACGATCGGCTTTGCGGCCTTGTCCTCCGAGCGGAGTTCGATGCGCCAGAGCAGCGGCTTCGGGTCAGCCGATGCTACGACGGGCTGGCCATGCGATAGCATGCGGCGGAGGCCCAGGCCGGCCGCCTCGTCCGCGAACTCCAGCGCCAGCCCCCCACACTCGAGGCGATGGGCGCCCGCCACGGCAGCGCCAGCCGCCGTGGCGAGCAGGCAAGTGAGACCCAATGTGTACATGAAGCCGTCCTCAATGCCTGCCAGGTACATCTTCACCAGCTTGCCACTACCATGCCATGGGCGGCCTGGCAGGTCAAACGCGTCGGCATCTGGCTTGACCGCGAACGGACCGGCGCTATAATGCGACCTGAGCCGGCCCGAGGCGCGGGCAGCTCGGAAGGAGTTCTGATGACACGCCGTGCGTGGATGCGTCTCGGGCTTCTGAGCCTCGTCGCCTGCCTGGCAGGGGCCACAGCGGCCGGCGAGGTCACGATCACCTTCTACCACACCTCCGACCTGCACGAGCACGCGGGCCCCCTCGCTCGCATCGCCGGGTTCGTCCGCCAGCAGCGGGCCGCGAGGAGGAACGTCCTGTTCCTCGACACCGGCGACTGGTTCAACAAGGGCGATCTGACTGACCTGGGCACGCGCGGCGAAGCCATGGCCGCCCTGATGGGCGCAATGGGCTACGACGCCCTCATCCCAGGAAACCACGACTACTCGCACGGCACCAGGAGGCTGGCCGAGCTGATTGACAGGTACGAGCTCCCCGTCACGGCCACCAACTGCACCTGGCCCGACGCGCCGCCCCGCCGCCTCAAGCCCTACAGGACTTTCACGTTGGACGGCGTCACCGTTGCCCTGATCGGCACCGCTACACCCAACATGGCCGGAGCGGCGGACCGCCTGCTCCAGGTCCACCCCATCGCCCCTGCCGTAGGCGAGCTCTTGCCCAAGCTTGAGGGAATCGCCAACATCATGGTCCTGATGACCCACGTCGGTGTGGCGGAGGACCAGGGCCTCGTCGGCGCTCTGCCCCGCATTGACCTCCTCTTCGGCGGCCATGACCACAGGAGATTCGACAAGCTCACCCTCGACGATAAGGGCAAGGCGATCCTCCAGCATTCCGGCTCGCTCGGCGACTCGATCGGCGAGGTGGTCGTCACCTGGGATGGGCAGAGGATCGTCGGCCGCCAGGCCAGGCTCGTCAAGGTCACGCCCGAGATGCCCGAGTGCCCCAAGGTCGCAGCCATCCAGGCCAAGTACGCGCCGCCCTAACTGAAGGGAATGCTTTATGAAGGAAGACGAACTCCTGCTCATCGCCCGGTTCGACACCGCCTTCGAGGCCGAGGAGGCCAAGCTGGTCCTTGACGACGGCGAGATCGAGAGCATGATCAGCGATGAAACTGTCGGCGACATCGGCCTCCCCGGCGGCGCCACGGCTGGCGGCGTCAAGCTCTACGTTCTCGCCGCCGATGCTCCGCGCGC from Planctomycetota bacterium includes these protein-coding regions:
- a CDS encoding metallophosphoesterase produces the protein MTRRAWMRLGLLSLVACLAGATAAGEVTITFYHTSDLHEHAGPLARIAGFVRQQRAARRNVLFLDTGDWFNKGDLTDLGTRGEAMAALMGAMGYDALIPGNHDYSHGTRRLAELIDRYELPVTATNCTWPDAPPRRLKPYRTFTLDGVTVALIGTATPNMAGAADRLLQVHPIAPAVGELLPKLEGIANIMVLMTHVGVAEDQGLVGALPRIDLLFGGHDHRRFDKLTLDDKGKAILQHSGSLGDSIGEVVVTWDGQRIVGRQARLVKVTPEMPECPKVAAIQAKYAPP